One Poecilia reticulata strain Guanapo linkage group LG19, Guppy_female_1.0+MT, whole genome shotgun sequence genomic window carries:
- the bms1 gene encoding ribosome biogenesis protein BMS1 homolog isoform X3, with protein MESRMDAKVKKPKKHQQKHSGPKAEKKKAKKQEGLVEEDERKRNPKAFSVQSAVRMAKTFHRAQDIKTKKHHVPVVDRTPLEPPPVVIVVVGPPKVGKSTLIRCLIKNFTRQKLGDICGPVTIVSGKKRRLTFMECNNDINMMIDLTKVADLVLMLIDASFGFEMETFEFLNICQVHGFPRIMGVLTHLDSFKNNKSLRKTKKTLKHRFWTEVYQGAKLFYLSGMVYGEYQTQEVKNLGRFISVMKFRPLVWQTSHPYLLVDRMEDLTDPEQVRTDPKCDRTVSLYGFLRGAHLKNKGQVHIPGVGDFQVGDVGFLSDPCPLPDAQKKRALNEKERLLYAPMAGVGGLVYDKDAVYIDLPASHVNQLQEEARPTTELVQSLIDAHSTLDTKMAASKVSLFTGSATLDPTHISQHTREKEILEEKCVWDLTTNRERRKVIFTQDEEEDVGEEDDGEGSDQADDEDDVECEETAAGGAPPQKKQKLEAERGRTGSCAELPAFADSEDELEMSEEEEEAGTPGDSGHSSEENEESEDELTDDDDDDGGEELGKQHSERESEEEMEEQGALRWKEGLQQKAAEAFLRQQEAAPNLRKLVYGSVVEVTESEEEEEELGGLFRVSRPQKSKKLQANALDCSRFHADTGHDWDVQEVLDSIRDCFVTGKWEEGQDAATLLKQDEELYGDFEDLETGEVHVRQPQDTQDDDDDDDGDEEPQVKMDDEEVQKNKRLEKKRRLKERFNSEYDDGDSTYFDDLKEELQKQAELNRAAFGDMDDESRVQYEGFRPGMYIRVEIGSLPCEFVTNFDAHYPIILGGLGSSEGNLGYLQMRLKKHRWYERILKTKDPLIFSLGWRRFQTIPLFHMEDHNGRHRLLKYTPQHMHCGASIWGPITPQGSGFLAVQSVTGSKASFRIAATGVVLDLDKSVTIVKKLKLIGYPFKIFKNTCFVKGMFNTVLEVAKFEGASVRTVSGIRGQIKKALSSPAGAFRATFEDRLLMSDIVFLRSWYPVSVPQLYNPVTSLLLPAGQKDSWSGMRTLGQLKHDLGIRNKPNPDCLYKPVVRAPRRFNPLHIPKELQKALPFKSKPKQQQPKGKTPRDLQRPSVIREPHERKVAALLHALSTVHNYKRKNAHKVQHAKHKEFLQQKEKDEEAKLKRQREAKKKLYRVMGQKDQKKQRSSLKGAPSDL; from the exons ATGGAGAGCAGGATGGATGCGAAGGTAAAGAAACCGAAGAAGCACCAGCAGAAGCACAGCGGACCaaaggcagagaagaagaaagccaAGAAACAGGAGGGATTGGTAGAAGAAGATGAGCGCAAACGTAACCCCAAAGCGTTTTCGGTTCAGTCTGCTGTCCGCATGGCCAAGACCTTCCACAG GGCCCaagacataaaaactaaaaagcacCACGTCCCTGTGGTGGACCGAACCCCTCTGGAGCCTCCTCCAGTTGTGATTGTGGTGGTTGGACCCCCCAAGGTGGGAAAGAGTACCCTGATCCGCTGCCTGATCAAGAATTTCACCAGGCAGAAGCTTGGAGATATATGTGGACCTGTGACTATTGTGTCCG GTAAGAAGCGTCGGCTGACGTTCATGGAGTGTAACAATGACATCAACATGATGATCGATCTGACTAAGGTGGCAGACCTG GTGTTGATGCTAATTGATGCTAGCTTCGGCTTTGAGATGGAGACCTTTGAGTTTCTCAACATTTGTCAGGTTCATGGTTTCCCTCGTATAATGGGTGTCCTGACTCACTTGGATTCATTCAAGAACAACAAGTCACTCAGGAAGACGAAGAAAACCCTGAAGCACCGCTTCTGGACTGAAGTCTACCAG GGGGCCAAGCTGTTCTACCTGTCTGGTATGGTCTACGGGGAGTACCAGACCCAGGAGGTGAAGAACCTGGGCCGCTTCATCTCAGTCATGAAGTTTCGTCCTCTTGTGTGGCAGACGTCTCACCCCTATCTGCTGGTTGACCG tatggAGGACTTAACGGACCCAGAGCAGGTCAGGACGGATCCTAAATGTGACCGGACGGTGTCTCTGTACGGCTTCCTGAGAGGGgcacatctgaaaaacaaaggCCAGGTCCACATCCCAG GTGTAGGAGACTTCCAGGTGGGAGACGTGGGCTTCCTGTCCGACCCGTGTCCACTTCCTGACGCTCAGAAGAAGAGAGCTCTGAATGAGAAGGAGCGCCTGCTGTACGCCCCCATGGCGGGGGTCGGGGGGCTGGTTTATGACAAGGACGCCGTCTACATCGACCTGCCTGCCAGCCACGTCAACCAGCTGCAG GAGGAGGCGCGCCCCACCACGGAGCTGGTCCAGTCTCTCATTGACGCACATTCTACTCTGGAcaccaagatggctgccagtAAGGTGTCTCTGTTCACCGGCTCAGCCACTCTGGACCCGACACACATCAGCCAACACACCAG ggaGAAGGAGATACTTGAGGAAAAATGTGTCTGGGATCTCACCACCAACAGAGAGCGAAGGAAGGTAATTTTCACccaggacgaggaggaggatgtCGGCGAGGAAGATGATGGCGAAGGCAGTGACCAGgctgatgatgaagatgatgttGAATGTGAAGAGACTGCAGCAGGTGGTGCTCCACcccagaagaagcagaagctggaggcagagagaggaagaacaGGAAGCTGTGCTGAGCTGCCAGCGTTCGCAGACAGCGAAGACGAGCTGGAGATGagtgaagaggaagaggaggcaggaACACCTGGAGACTCTGGCCATAGTTCTGAAGAGAATGAAGAATCAGAGGATGAGCttactgatgatgatgatgatgatggaggtGAAGAGCTGGGCAAGCAGCACTCTGAAAGAGAGAgtgaggaggagatggaggagcagG GGGCTCTCAGATGGAAGGAGGGTCTGCAGCAGAAAGCAGCGGAGGCGTTCCTACGGCAACAAGAAGCTGCCCCAAATCTGAGAAAACTTGTTTATGGTTCAG TTGTCGAGGTGACGGaatcagaggaagaggaggaggaactgGGAGGGCTGTTCAGAGTCAGCCGAcctcagaaaagcaaaaagctcCAGGCGAACGCTCTGGACTGTTCCCGTTTCCACGCCGACACTGGCCACGACTGGGATGTCCAAGAG GTGCTGGACTCCATCAGGGACTGCTTTGTTACGGGGAAGTGGGAGGAGGGCCAGGATGCAGCCACACTGCTGAAACAAGATG AAGAGCTGTATGGGGACTTTGAAGATCTGGAGACGGGAGAAGTCCATGTGAGGCAGCCTCAG GATACACAggacgacgatgatgatgatgatggggaTGAAGAGCCCCAGGTGAAGATGGATGATGAAGAGGTTCAAAAGAACAAACGTTTGGAGAAGAAACGCAGACTGAAGGAACGGTTCAACTCCGAGTATGATGACGGAGACTCCACATACTTTGACGACCtgaaggaggagctgcagaagcagGCGGAG CTGAACAGAGCGGCGTTTGGGGACATGGACGATGAGAGCAGGGTTCAGTATGAAGGCTTCCGACCTGGAATGTACATCCGGGTGGAAATTGGCTCTTTGCCGTGCGAGTTTGTGACAAACTTTGACGCCCATTATCCCATAATCCTTGGTGGGCTGGGCTCCAGCGAAGGCAACTTAGGATATCTCCAG atGCGACTAAAGAAGCACAGATGGTACGAGCGGATCCTGAAGACAAAGGATCCTCTGATCTTCTCCTTGGGCTGGCGCCGCTTCCAGACCATCCCTCTGTTTCACATGGAAGATCACAACGGGCGCCACCGCCTGCTCAAGTACACGCCACAGCACATGCACTGTGGAGCCTCCATCTGGG GTCCCATCACACCCCAGGGTTCTGGTTTCCTGGCTGTGCAGTCAGTGACTGGATCTAAG gCCAGTTTTCGTATCGCAGCCACAGGAGTCGTTCTGGATCTGGACAAGTCAGTGACTATAGTGAAGAAGCTCAAGCTGATTGGATATCCATTCAAGATCTTTAAGAATACCTGCTTTGTTAAA GGAATGTTCAACACTGTGCTGGAGGTGGCCAAGTTTGAAGGAGCCTCAGTGCGAACCGTGTCGGGCATCAGGGGTCAGATCAAGAAGGCTCTGTCTTCACCTGCAGGAGCTTTCAGAGCCACATTTGAGGACCGACTGCTCATGAGTG acatTGTGTTCCTGCGCTCCTGGTACCCAGTGTCAGTCCCTCAGCTCTACAACCCCGTTACCTCTCTGCTGCTCCCTGCTGGTCAGAAGGACAGCTGGTCAGGCATGAGGACCCTGGGGCAGCTCAAACATGACCTGGGCATCCGCAACAAACCCAACCCTGACTGTCTGTACAAG CCGGTGGTCCGAGCTCCACGCCGCTTCAATCCCCTGCATATTCCCAAGGAGCTTCAGAAGGCCCTCCCCTTCAAGAGCAAacccaaacagcagcagccCAAAGGAAAGACCCCCAGGGACCTCCAGAGGCCCAGCGTGATCCGAGAGCCGCATGAGAGGAAG GTGGCAGCACTTCTCCATGCTCTGAGCACAGTCCACAATTACAAGAGGAAGAATGCCCACAAGGTGCAGCATGCCAAACACAAAGAGTTCCTCCAGCAAAAGGAGAAAGACGAGGAGGCTAAGCTGAAGAGGCAGAGGGAGGCTAAGAAGAAGCTGTACAGAGTGATGGGTCAGAAGGACCAGAAGAAGCAGCGCTCCAGCCTGAAGGGAGCGCCCAGCGACCTCTAG
- the bms1 gene encoding ribosome biogenesis protein BMS1 homolog isoform X1: MRRLSLRGTFKYLLSVGLVNCCTVTNFPFIVSSARVRPNQEFTWRNSADGLVFSMESRMDAKVKKPKKHQQKHSGPKAEKKKAKKQEGLVEEDERKRNPKAFSVQSAVRMAKTFHRAQDIKTKKHHVPVVDRTPLEPPPVVIVVVGPPKVGKSTLIRCLIKNFTRQKLGDICGPVTIVSGKKRRLTFMECNNDINMMIDLTKVADLVLMLIDASFGFEMETFEFLNICQVHGFPRIMGVLTHLDSFKNNKSLRKTKKTLKHRFWTEVYQGAKLFYLSGMVYGEYQTQEVKNLGRFISVMKFRPLVWQTSHPYLLVDRMEDLTDPEQVRTDPKCDRTVSLYGFLRGAHLKNKGQVHIPGVGDFQVGDVGFLSDPCPLPDAQKKRALNEKERLLYAPMAGVGGLVYDKDAVYIDLPASHVNQLQEEARPTTELVQSLIDAHSTLDTKMAASKVSLFTGSATLDPTHISQHTREKEILEEKCVWDLTTNRERRKVIFTQDEEEDVGEEDDGEGSDQADDEDDVECEETAAGGAPPQKKQKLEAERGRTGSCAELPAFADSEDELEMSEEEEEAGTPGDSGHSSEENEESEDELTDDDDDDGGEELGKQHSERESEEEMEEQGALRWKEGLQQKAAEAFLRQQEAAPNLRKLVYGSVVEVTESEEEEEELGGLFRVSRPQKSKKLQANALDCSRFHADTGHDWDVQEVLDSIRDCFVTGKWEEGQDAATLLKQDEELYGDFEDLETGEVHVRQPQDTQDDDDDDDGDEEPQVKMDDEEVQKNKRLEKKRRLKERFNSEYDDGDSTYFDDLKEELQKQAELNRAAFGDMDDESRVQYEGFRPGMYIRVEIGSLPCEFVTNFDAHYPIILGGLGSSEGNLGYLQMRLKKHRWYERILKTKDPLIFSLGWRRFQTIPLFHMEDHNGRHRLLKYTPQHMHCGASIWGPITPQGSGFLAVQSVTGSKASFRIAATGVVLDLDKSVTIVKKLKLIGYPFKIFKNTCFVKGMFNTVLEVAKFEGASVRTVSGIRGQIKKALSSPAGAFRATFEDRLLMSDIVFLRSWYPVSVPQLYNPVTSLLLPAGQKDSWSGMRTLGQLKHDLGIRNKPNPDCLYKPVVRAPRRFNPLHIPKELQKALPFKSKPKQQQPKGKTPRDLQRPSVIREPHERKVAALLHALSTVHNYKRKNAHKVQHAKHKEFLQQKEKDEEAKLKRQREAKKKLYRVMGQKDQKKQRSSLKGAPSDL, translated from the exons atgaggcgtctatccttgcGCGGAACCTTCAAATATTTGTTATCCGTCGGATTAGTGAACTGTTGCACGGTGACAAACTTCCCATTCATCGTTTCCTCTGCACGTGTGAGACCAAACCAGGAGTTTACCTGGAGGAATTCTGCGGACGGTTTAGTTTTCAG CATGGAGAGCAGGATGGATGCGAAGGTAAAGAAACCGAAGAAGCACCAGCAGAAGCACAGCGGACCaaaggcagagaagaagaaagccaAGAAACAGGAGGGATTGGTAGAAGAAGATGAGCGCAAACGTAACCCCAAAGCGTTTTCGGTTCAGTCTGCTGTCCGCATGGCCAAGACCTTCCACAG GGCCCaagacataaaaactaaaaagcacCACGTCCCTGTGGTGGACCGAACCCCTCTGGAGCCTCCTCCAGTTGTGATTGTGGTGGTTGGACCCCCCAAGGTGGGAAAGAGTACCCTGATCCGCTGCCTGATCAAGAATTTCACCAGGCAGAAGCTTGGAGATATATGTGGACCTGTGACTATTGTGTCCG GTAAGAAGCGTCGGCTGACGTTCATGGAGTGTAACAATGACATCAACATGATGATCGATCTGACTAAGGTGGCAGACCTG GTGTTGATGCTAATTGATGCTAGCTTCGGCTTTGAGATGGAGACCTTTGAGTTTCTCAACATTTGTCAGGTTCATGGTTTCCCTCGTATAATGGGTGTCCTGACTCACTTGGATTCATTCAAGAACAACAAGTCACTCAGGAAGACGAAGAAAACCCTGAAGCACCGCTTCTGGACTGAAGTCTACCAG GGGGCCAAGCTGTTCTACCTGTCTGGTATGGTCTACGGGGAGTACCAGACCCAGGAGGTGAAGAACCTGGGCCGCTTCATCTCAGTCATGAAGTTTCGTCCTCTTGTGTGGCAGACGTCTCACCCCTATCTGCTGGTTGACCG tatggAGGACTTAACGGACCCAGAGCAGGTCAGGACGGATCCTAAATGTGACCGGACGGTGTCTCTGTACGGCTTCCTGAGAGGGgcacatctgaaaaacaaaggCCAGGTCCACATCCCAG GTGTAGGAGACTTCCAGGTGGGAGACGTGGGCTTCCTGTCCGACCCGTGTCCACTTCCTGACGCTCAGAAGAAGAGAGCTCTGAATGAGAAGGAGCGCCTGCTGTACGCCCCCATGGCGGGGGTCGGGGGGCTGGTTTATGACAAGGACGCCGTCTACATCGACCTGCCTGCCAGCCACGTCAACCAGCTGCAG GAGGAGGCGCGCCCCACCACGGAGCTGGTCCAGTCTCTCATTGACGCACATTCTACTCTGGAcaccaagatggctgccagtAAGGTGTCTCTGTTCACCGGCTCAGCCACTCTGGACCCGACACACATCAGCCAACACACCAG ggaGAAGGAGATACTTGAGGAAAAATGTGTCTGGGATCTCACCACCAACAGAGAGCGAAGGAAGGTAATTTTCACccaggacgaggaggaggatgtCGGCGAGGAAGATGATGGCGAAGGCAGTGACCAGgctgatgatgaagatgatgttGAATGTGAAGAGACTGCAGCAGGTGGTGCTCCACcccagaagaagcagaagctggaggcagagagaggaagaacaGGAAGCTGTGCTGAGCTGCCAGCGTTCGCAGACAGCGAAGACGAGCTGGAGATGagtgaagaggaagaggaggcaggaACACCTGGAGACTCTGGCCATAGTTCTGAAGAGAATGAAGAATCAGAGGATGAGCttactgatgatgatgatgatgatggaggtGAAGAGCTGGGCAAGCAGCACTCTGAAAGAGAGAgtgaggaggagatggaggagcagG GGGCTCTCAGATGGAAGGAGGGTCTGCAGCAGAAAGCAGCGGAGGCGTTCCTACGGCAACAAGAAGCTGCCCCAAATCTGAGAAAACTTGTTTATGGTTCAG TTGTCGAGGTGACGGaatcagaggaagaggaggaggaactgGGAGGGCTGTTCAGAGTCAGCCGAcctcagaaaagcaaaaagctcCAGGCGAACGCTCTGGACTGTTCCCGTTTCCACGCCGACACTGGCCACGACTGGGATGTCCAAGAG GTGCTGGACTCCATCAGGGACTGCTTTGTTACGGGGAAGTGGGAGGAGGGCCAGGATGCAGCCACACTGCTGAAACAAGATG AAGAGCTGTATGGGGACTTTGAAGATCTGGAGACGGGAGAAGTCCATGTGAGGCAGCCTCAG GATACACAggacgacgatgatgatgatgatggggaTGAAGAGCCCCAGGTGAAGATGGATGATGAAGAGGTTCAAAAGAACAAACGTTTGGAGAAGAAACGCAGACTGAAGGAACGGTTCAACTCCGAGTATGATGACGGAGACTCCACATACTTTGACGACCtgaaggaggagctgcagaagcagGCGGAG CTGAACAGAGCGGCGTTTGGGGACATGGACGATGAGAGCAGGGTTCAGTATGAAGGCTTCCGACCTGGAATGTACATCCGGGTGGAAATTGGCTCTTTGCCGTGCGAGTTTGTGACAAACTTTGACGCCCATTATCCCATAATCCTTGGTGGGCTGGGCTCCAGCGAAGGCAACTTAGGATATCTCCAG atGCGACTAAAGAAGCACAGATGGTACGAGCGGATCCTGAAGACAAAGGATCCTCTGATCTTCTCCTTGGGCTGGCGCCGCTTCCAGACCATCCCTCTGTTTCACATGGAAGATCACAACGGGCGCCACCGCCTGCTCAAGTACACGCCACAGCACATGCACTGTGGAGCCTCCATCTGGG GTCCCATCACACCCCAGGGTTCTGGTTTCCTGGCTGTGCAGTCAGTGACTGGATCTAAG gCCAGTTTTCGTATCGCAGCCACAGGAGTCGTTCTGGATCTGGACAAGTCAGTGACTATAGTGAAGAAGCTCAAGCTGATTGGATATCCATTCAAGATCTTTAAGAATACCTGCTTTGTTAAA GGAATGTTCAACACTGTGCTGGAGGTGGCCAAGTTTGAAGGAGCCTCAGTGCGAACCGTGTCGGGCATCAGGGGTCAGATCAAGAAGGCTCTGTCTTCACCTGCAGGAGCTTTCAGAGCCACATTTGAGGACCGACTGCTCATGAGTG acatTGTGTTCCTGCGCTCCTGGTACCCAGTGTCAGTCCCTCAGCTCTACAACCCCGTTACCTCTCTGCTGCTCCCTGCTGGTCAGAAGGACAGCTGGTCAGGCATGAGGACCCTGGGGCAGCTCAAACATGACCTGGGCATCCGCAACAAACCCAACCCTGACTGTCTGTACAAG CCGGTGGTCCGAGCTCCACGCCGCTTCAATCCCCTGCATATTCCCAAGGAGCTTCAGAAGGCCCTCCCCTTCAAGAGCAAacccaaacagcagcagccCAAAGGAAAGACCCCCAGGGACCTCCAGAGGCCCAGCGTGATCCGAGAGCCGCATGAGAGGAAG GTGGCAGCACTTCTCCATGCTCTGAGCACAGTCCACAATTACAAGAGGAAGAATGCCCACAAGGTGCAGCATGCCAAACACAAAGAGTTCCTCCAGCAAAAGGAGAAAGACGAGGAGGCTAAGCTGAAGAGGCAGAGGGAGGCTAAGAAGAAGCTGTACAGAGTGATGGGTCAGAAGGACCAGAAGAAGCAGCGCTCCAGCCTGAAGGGAGCGCCCAGCGACCTCTAG
- the bms1 gene encoding ribosome biogenesis protein BMS1 homolog isoform X2 produces MRRLSLRGTFKYLLSVGLVNCCTVTNFPFIVSSARVRPNQEFTWRNSADGLVFSMESRMDAKVKKPKKHQQKHSGPKAEKKKAKKQEGLVEEDERKRNPKAFSVQSAVRMAKTFHRAQDIKTKKHHVPVVDRTPLEPPPVVIVVVGPPKVGKSTLIRCLIKNFTRQKLGDICGPVTIVSGKKRRLTFMECNNDINMMIDLTKVADLVLMLIDASFGFEMETFEFLNICQVHGFPRIMGVLTHLDSFKNNKSLRKTKKTLKHRFWTEVYQGAKLFYLSGMVYGEYQTQEVKNLGRFISVMKFRPLVWQTSHPYLLVDRMEDLTDPEQVRTDPKCDRTVSLYGFLRGAHLKNKGQVHIPGVGDFQVGDVGFLSDPCPLPDAQKKRALNEKERLLYAPMAGVGGLVYDKDAVYIDLPASHVNQLQEEARPTTELVQSLIDAHSTLDTKMAASKVSLFTGSATLDPTHISQHTRERRKVIFTQDEEEDVGEEDDGEGSDQADDEDDVECEETAAGGAPPQKKQKLEAERGRTGSCAELPAFADSEDELEMSEEEEEAGTPGDSGHSSEENEESEDELTDDDDDDGGEELGKQHSERESEEEMEEQGALRWKEGLQQKAAEAFLRQQEAAPNLRKLVYGSVVEVTESEEEEEELGGLFRVSRPQKSKKLQANALDCSRFHADTGHDWDVQEVLDSIRDCFVTGKWEEGQDAATLLKQDEELYGDFEDLETGEVHVRQPQDTQDDDDDDDGDEEPQVKMDDEEVQKNKRLEKKRRLKERFNSEYDDGDSTYFDDLKEELQKQAELNRAAFGDMDDESRVQYEGFRPGMYIRVEIGSLPCEFVTNFDAHYPIILGGLGSSEGNLGYLQMRLKKHRWYERILKTKDPLIFSLGWRRFQTIPLFHMEDHNGRHRLLKYTPQHMHCGASIWGPITPQGSGFLAVQSVTGSKASFRIAATGVVLDLDKSVTIVKKLKLIGYPFKIFKNTCFVKGMFNTVLEVAKFEGASVRTVSGIRGQIKKALSSPAGAFRATFEDRLLMSDIVFLRSWYPVSVPQLYNPVTSLLLPAGQKDSWSGMRTLGQLKHDLGIRNKPNPDCLYKPVVRAPRRFNPLHIPKELQKALPFKSKPKQQQPKGKTPRDLQRPSVIREPHERKVAALLHALSTVHNYKRKNAHKVQHAKHKEFLQQKEKDEEAKLKRQREAKKKLYRVMGQKDQKKQRSSLKGAPSDL; encoded by the exons atgaggcgtctatccttgcGCGGAACCTTCAAATATTTGTTATCCGTCGGATTAGTGAACTGTTGCACGGTGACAAACTTCCCATTCATCGTTTCCTCTGCACGTGTGAGACCAAACCAGGAGTTTACCTGGAGGAATTCTGCGGACGGTTTAGTTTTCAG CATGGAGAGCAGGATGGATGCGAAGGTAAAGAAACCGAAGAAGCACCAGCAGAAGCACAGCGGACCaaaggcagagaagaagaaagccaAGAAACAGGAGGGATTGGTAGAAGAAGATGAGCGCAAACGTAACCCCAAAGCGTTTTCGGTTCAGTCTGCTGTCCGCATGGCCAAGACCTTCCACAG GGCCCaagacataaaaactaaaaagcacCACGTCCCTGTGGTGGACCGAACCCCTCTGGAGCCTCCTCCAGTTGTGATTGTGGTGGTTGGACCCCCCAAGGTGGGAAAGAGTACCCTGATCCGCTGCCTGATCAAGAATTTCACCAGGCAGAAGCTTGGAGATATATGTGGACCTGTGACTATTGTGTCCG GTAAGAAGCGTCGGCTGACGTTCATGGAGTGTAACAATGACATCAACATGATGATCGATCTGACTAAGGTGGCAGACCTG GTGTTGATGCTAATTGATGCTAGCTTCGGCTTTGAGATGGAGACCTTTGAGTTTCTCAACATTTGTCAGGTTCATGGTTTCCCTCGTATAATGGGTGTCCTGACTCACTTGGATTCATTCAAGAACAACAAGTCACTCAGGAAGACGAAGAAAACCCTGAAGCACCGCTTCTGGACTGAAGTCTACCAG GGGGCCAAGCTGTTCTACCTGTCTGGTATGGTCTACGGGGAGTACCAGACCCAGGAGGTGAAGAACCTGGGCCGCTTCATCTCAGTCATGAAGTTTCGTCCTCTTGTGTGGCAGACGTCTCACCCCTATCTGCTGGTTGACCG tatggAGGACTTAACGGACCCAGAGCAGGTCAGGACGGATCCTAAATGTGACCGGACGGTGTCTCTGTACGGCTTCCTGAGAGGGgcacatctgaaaaacaaaggCCAGGTCCACATCCCAG GTGTAGGAGACTTCCAGGTGGGAGACGTGGGCTTCCTGTCCGACCCGTGTCCACTTCCTGACGCTCAGAAGAAGAGAGCTCTGAATGAGAAGGAGCGCCTGCTGTACGCCCCCATGGCGGGGGTCGGGGGGCTGGTTTATGACAAGGACGCCGTCTACATCGACCTGCCTGCCAGCCACGTCAACCAGCTGCAG GAGGAGGCGCGCCCCACCACGGAGCTGGTCCAGTCTCTCATTGACGCACATTCTACTCTGGAcaccaagatggctgccagtAAGGTGTCTCTGTTCACCGGCTCAGCCACTCTGGACCCGACACACATCAGCCAACACACCAG AGAGCGAAGGAAGGTAATTTTCACccaggacgaggaggaggatgtCGGCGAGGAAGATGATGGCGAAGGCAGTGACCAGgctgatgatgaagatgatgttGAATGTGAAGAGACTGCAGCAGGTGGTGCTCCACcccagaagaagcagaagctggaggcagagagaggaagaacaGGAAGCTGTGCTGAGCTGCCAGCGTTCGCAGACAGCGAAGACGAGCTGGAGATGagtgaagaggaagaggaggcaggaACACCTGGAGACTCTGGCCATAGTTCTGAAGAGAATGAAGAATCAGAGGATGAGCttactgatgatgatgatgatgatggaggtGAAGAGCTGGGCAAGCAGCACTCTGAAAGAGAGAgtgaggaggagatggaggagcagG GGGCTCTCAGATGGAAGGAGGGTCTGCAGCAGAAAGCAGCGGAGGCGTTCCTACGGCAACAAGAAGCTGCCCCAAATCTGAGAAAACTTGTTTATGGTTCAG TTGTCGAGGTGACGGaatcagaggaagaggaggaggaactgGGAGGGCTGTTCAGAGTCAGCCGAcctcagaaaagcaaaaagctcCAGGCGAACGCTCTGGACTGTTCCCGTTTCCACGCCGACACTGGCCACGACTGGGATGTCCAAGAG GTGCTGGACTCCATCAGGGACTGCTTTGTTACGGGGAAGTGGGAGGAGGGCCAGGATGCAGCCACACTGCTGAAACAAGATG AAGAGCTGTATGGGGACTTTGAAGATCTGGAGACGGGAGAAGTCCATGTGAGGCAGCCTCAG GATACACAggacgacgatgatgatgatgatggggaTGAAGAGCCCCAGGTGAAGATGGATGATGAAGAGGTTCAAAAGAACAAACGTTTGGAGAAGAAACGCAGACTGAAGGAACGGTTCAACTCCGAGTATGATGACGGAGACTCCACATACTTTGACGACCtgaaggaggagctgcagaagcagGCGGAG CTGAACAGAGCGGCGTTTGGGGACATGGACGATGAGAGCAGGGTTCAGTATGAAGGCTTCCGACCTGGAATGTACATCCGGGTGGAAATTGGCTCTTTGCCGTGCGAGTTTGTGACAAACTTTGACGCCCATTATCCCATAATCCTTGGTGGGCTGGGCTCCAGCGAAGGCAACTTAGGATATCTCCAG atGCGACTAAAGAAGCACAGATGGTACGAGCGGATCCTGAAGACAAAGGATCCTCTGATCTTCTCCTTGGGCTGGCGCCGCTTCCAGACCATCCCTCTGTTTCACATGGAAGATCACAACGGGCGCCACCGCCTGCTCAAGTACACGCCACAGCACATGCACTGTGGAGCCTCCATCTGGG GTCCCATCACACCCCAGGGTTCTGGTTTCCTGGCTGTGCAGTCAGTGACTGGATCTAAG gCCAGTTTTCGTATCGCAGCCACAGGAGTCGTTCTGGATCTGGACAAGTCAGTGACTATAGTGAAGAAGCTCAAGCTGATTGGATATCCATTCAAGATCTTTAAGAATACCTGCTTTGTTAAA GGAATGTTCAACACTGTGCTGGAGGTGGCCAAGTTTGAAGGAGCCTCAGTGCGAACCGTGTCGGGCATCAGGGGTCAGATCAAGAAGGCTCTGTCTTCACCTGCAGGAGCTTTCAGAGCCACATTTGAGGACCGACTGCTCATGAGTG acatTGTGTTCCTGCGCTCCTGGTACCCAGTGTCAGTCCCTCAGCTCTACAACCCCGTTACCTCTCTGCTGCTCCCTGCTGGTCAGAAGGACAGCTGGTCAGGCATGAGGACCCTGGGGCAGCTCAAACATGACCTGGGCATCCGCAACAAACCCAACCCTGACTGTCTGTACAAG CCGGTGGTCCGAGCTCCACGCCGCTTCAATCCCCTGCATATTCCCAAGGAGCTTCAGAAGGCCCTCCCCTTCAAGAGCAAacccaaacagcagcagccCAAAGGAAAGACCCCCAGGGACCTCCAGAGGCCCAGCGTGATCCGAGAGCCGCATGAGAGGAAG GTGGCAGCACTTCTCCATGCTCTGAGCACAGTCCACAATTACAAGAGGAAGAATGCCCACAAGGTGCAGCATGCCAAACACAAAGAGTTCCTCCAGCAAAAGGAGAAAGACGAGGAGGCTAAGCTGAAGAGGCAGAGGGAGGCTAAGAAGAAGCTGTACAGAGTGATGGGTCAGAAGGACCAGAAGAAGCAGCGCTCCAGCCTGAAGGGAGCGCCCAGCGACCTCTAG